The following proteins are encoded in a genomic region of Pelodictyon phaeoclathratiforme BU-1:
- the cysK gene encoding cysteine synthase A, producing the protein MERIAKKLTDLIGNTPLLELGNFTLEHQALATIIAKLEYFNPGGSVKDRIGFSMIEAAEKQGLLHKESIIIEPTSGNTGIALAFIAAAKGYRLILTMPETMSIERRNLLKALGAELVLTPGTEGMGGAIRKAEALSAEYPNSFVPQQFKNPANPEIHRKTTAEEIWNDTDGNVDIFVSGVGTGGTITGVGEVLKQRNPEVKIVAVEPFDSQVLAGNKPGPHKIQGIGAGFVPAILNTAIYDEIIPVKNEDALRTGRKLAKTEGLIVGISSGAAVYAALQLALREENRGKRIVVILPDTGERYLSTLLYQFEEEPITI; encoded by the coding sequence ATGGAACGCATCGCAAAAAAACTGACCGATCTGATCGGTAACACTCCTCTTCTTGAACTTGGAAATTTCACTCTTGAGCATCAGGCCCTGGCAACGATTATTGCCAAACTCGAATACTTCAATCCCGGCGGCAGTGTCAAGGACCGCATCGGTTTTTCAATGATTGAAGCTGCTGAAAAACAGGGTTTACTCCATAAAGAGAGCATCATCATCGAGCCGACAAGCGGCAATACCGGTATTGCACTGGCGTTTATTGCTGCGGCCAAGGGATATCGGCTCATCCTCACCATGCCTGAAACCATGAGTATCGAACGCCGAAACCTGCTCAAGGCGCTTGGCGCCGAACTGGTACTGACACCTGGTACGGAAGGAATGGGCGGAGCAATCAGGAAAGCAGAGGCATTGAGTGCTGAATATCCGAACTCATTTGTTCCACAGCAGTTCAAAAACCCTGCAAATCCGGAGATCCACCGCAAAACAACGGCCGAAGAGATCTGGAACGATACCGACGGGAACGTTGATATTTTTGTCAGCGGCGTAGGCACCGGAGGCACCATTACCGGTGTAGGAGAGGTACTCAAACAGCGGAACCCCGAGGTAAAAATTGTCGCTGTTGAACCCTTCGATTCACAGGTTCTTGCTGGCAATAAACCCGGTCCGCACAAAATACAGGGAATCGGCGCGGGCTTTGTACCTGCTATCCTGAACACTGCCATTTACGATGAAATTATCCCGGTAAAAAACGAAGATGCCCTGCGTACGGGTCGCAAACTGGCAAAAACCGAGGGACTTATTGTTGGTATCTCGTCAGGTGCAGCGGTTTATGCCGCCCTGCAGCTTGCACTTCGTGAGGAAAACAGAGGAAAACGTATTGTCGTCATTCTGCCGGATACCGGAGAGCGCTACCTCTCAACACTGCTCTATCAGTTTGAAGAAGAGCCCATTACTATCTGA
- a CDS encoding trans-sulfuration enzyme family protein, with amino-acid sequence MQFETLAIHDGQAPDPHTGSVTVPVYQASTFERADLQRHGEFFYSRIGNPTRAALESTIALLENGRYGLAFASGVAATLAALQVVKPGEHIVASNDIYGGSYRIFEQLLRPLGVTTSYAESSDTASYKACITPETRLIWIETPSNPLLQLSDIRALASLAKERGILLAVDNTFLSPYFQRPLELGADIVVHSTTKYLGGHSDVIGGAVITSDAALHTIIKNYQAAAGAIPAPWDCWLILRGLKTLKIRMKEHEANALHLAKFLEQHPAVEQVFYPGLPSHPQHELAKQQMSGFGGMVTFALKGGLPAVEQLVARIKLFILADSLGGVESLIASPAKMTLGALSIEERARRRCTDNLVRLSVGLENAEDLEADLLNAIT; translated from the coding sequence ATGCAGTTTGAAACCCTTGCCATTCATGACGGACAGGCTCCTGATCCCCATACAGGATCAGTAACCGTCCCTGTTTACCAGGCCTCTACCTTCGAGCGTGCTGACCTGCAGCGTCACGGTGAGTTCTTCTATTCGAGAATCGGCAATCCGACGAGAGCGGCGCTCGAATCAACCATCGCACTGCTTGAAAACGGTCGTTATGGCCTCGCCTTCGCCTCCGGAGTTGCCGCTACCCTGGCCGCGCTCCAGGTGGTCAAACCCGGAGAGCATATTGTGGCAAGCAACGATATCTATGGGGGAAGTTACCGCATTTTTGAGCAACTCCTCCGTCCGCTGGGGGTCACAACAAGCTATGCAGAAAGTTCAGATACCGCGAGTTATAAGGCATGCATCACCCCGGAAACCAGACTGATCTGGATTGAAACCCCGAGCAACCCGCTTCTTCAGCTCTCCGACATCCGCGCTCTTGCCTCACTGGCAAAAGAGCGCGGCATCCTGCTCGCGGTCGACAACACCTTTTTAAGCCCCTACTTCCAGCGTCCGCTTGAACTTGGAGCCGATATTGTTGTCCACAGCACCACAAAATATCTTGGCGGGCACAGTGACGTCATCGGTGGCGCTGTCATCACCTCGGATGCAGCGCTGCACACCATCATCAAAAACTATCAGGCCGCAGCGGGAGCCATACCGGCGCCCTGGGACTGCTGGCTCATTCTTCGTGGATTGAAAACGCTTAAAATCCGCATGAAAGAGCATGAGGCAAACGCCCTGCATCTTGCCAAATTTCTTGAACAGCACCCGGCAGTGGAGCAGGTTTTTTATCCAGGCCTCCCATCCCACCCGCAGCATGAGCTGGCGAAACAGCAGATGAGCGGGTTCGGGGGAATGGTAACCTTTGCCCTTAAAGGGGGGCTTCCGGCTGTCGAACAACTGGTCGCACGAATCAAACTGTTTATCCTTGCCGACAGCCTCGGCGGTGTAGAGTCGCTCATCGCATCACCGGCCAAAATGACACTCGGAGCCCTCTCGATTGAGGAGCGTGCGCGGAGGAGATGTACCGACAACCTCGTACGCCTCTCTGTCGGGCTTGAAAATGCAGAGGATCTGGAGGCGGATTTGTTGAACGCGATTACGTAA
- the thiS gene encoding sulfur carrier protein ThiS gives MAQMITIELNGQQQPLPAGSAVNDLLSIIGSDGKSVAVVVNQQIIRPENRSTRLLQEGDQVELLIFAGGG, from the coding sequence ATGGCACAAATGATTACTATTGAACTGAACGGGCAGCAACAGCCACTCCCTGCCGGTTCTGCCGTGAACGATCTTCTCTCAATCATCGGCTCTGACGGAAAAAGTGTGGCAGTAGTGGTCAATCAGCAGATCATCCGCCCTGAAAACCGCTCAACCCGCCTCTTGCAAGAGGGTGATCAGGTTGAGCTTCTCATTTTCGCAGGCGGTGGTTAA
- a CDS encoding thiazole synthase, which translates to MDALQLGSYTFSSRLILGTGKFSNATVMLEAVRASGAQLITVALRRFNREQAEDDLFGPLSAIEGVTLMPNTSGASTAAEAIRAAHIARELSGSPFIKVEIHPNPQHLMPDPIETLEAARVLASEGFLVMPYITADPVLAKRLEDVGCASVMPLGSAIGSGQGVATAAMIEIIIRESGIPVIVDAGLRSPSEAANAMEMGCSAVLVNSAVAVAGNPPEMAEAFAEAVAAGRKAFRAGLMQKSGSAIATSPLTAFLGAKG; encoded by the coding sequence ATGGATGCTTTGCAACTCGGCTCTTATACCTTCTCTTCCCGCCTGATTCTCGGAACAGGAAAATTCAGCAATGCAACGGTCATGCTTGAAGCCGTCCGTGCATCCGGCGCACAACTTATTACCGTCGCTCTGCGCCGATTCAACCGCGAACAGGCTGAAGATGACCTCTTTGGCCCTCTTTCAGCAATTGAGGGCGTAACCCTCATGCCCAATACTTCGGGCGCTTCAACCGCCGCTGAAGCAATACGCGCCGCCCATATTGCCCGTGAACTCTCCGGAAGCCCCTTCATCAAGGTTGAAATTCACCCGAATCCACAGCATCTGATGCCCGACCCTATTGAAACCCTGGAGGCCGCGCGGGTTCTGGCAAGTGAGGGTTTTCTTGTCATGCCCTACATCACAGCAGACCCGGTACTGGCCAAACGGCTTGAAGATGTCGGATGCGCCTCGGTCATGCCTCTCGGCTCAGCAATTGGCAGCGGTCAGGGAGTCGCCACCGCAGCGATGATCGAGATCATCATCCGTGAAAGCGGCATCCCGGTCATTGTTGATGCCGGACTGCGCTCCCCCTCCGAAGCTGCGAATGCCATGGAGATGGGATGCAGTGCGGTGCTGGTCAACAGCGCTGTGGCGGTCGCAGGCAATCCACCGGAGATGGCTGAAGCCTTTGCGGAAGCCGTTGCAGCAGGACGAAAAGCATTCAGGGCCGGGCTCATGCAAAAAAGTGGCTCTGCCATAGCAACAAGTCCGCTTACCGCTTTTCTGGGAGCAAAGGGATGA